Proteins encoded within one genomic window of Synechococcus sp. PCC 7335:
- a CDS encoding aspartate ammonia-lyase, with protein sequence MVEVASGKARIEKDSMGELEIPEDAYYGIQTLRAIQNFSISGLRPLPTYVDACLLIKKATAIANRELGCIPADIGEAIVQAVDEILKGDLRDQFVVDVYQAGAGTSHHMNVNEVLANRALELLGDTKGNYSRVSPNDHVNYGQSTNDVIPTAIRVGGVLALEHSLYPALEGAIATVKTKAIEFQNIVRSGRTHMQDAVPVRLGEGFRAWEHILSGHQQRIQTAAAELAVIGLGGSATGTGLNTHPDYRLRVAEILSDYLKQSVTSAPHLMAAMQSMAPFVALSSTLRNLAQDLVKISHDLRLLDSGPKTGLKEIQLPPVQPGSSIMPGKYNPVMAEMTSMVCFQVMGYDQAIALAAQAGQLELNVMMPLIAYDLIHSIEILGNTVEALDTKCLQGITAFPERCADYAEGSLALVTALNTHIGYLNAAAIAKESLETGKSLRQLILENELMDKTTLDRVLDLQKMSQVIGSN encoded by the coding sequence ATGGTAGAAGTCGCTTCTGGCAAAGCTCGTATTGAAAAAGACTCTATGGGAGAGCTTGAGATTCCAGAGGACGCTTATTACGGGATCCAAACCCTGCGGGCTATCCAGAATTTCTCAATTAGCGGACTGCGACCGCTGCCTACTTACGTAGATGCCTGTTTGCTAATCAAAAAGGCAACGGCGATCGCCAATCGAGAACTAGGCTGCATTCCCGCTGATATTGGTGAGGCCATCGTTCAGGCCGTAGACGAAATCCTTAAAGGCGACTTGCGCGATCAGTTTGTTGTGGACGTCTACCAGGCAGGCGCAGGTACCTCGCATCATATGAACGTCAACGAAGTGCTCGCTAACCGCGCTTTGGAACTACTCGGTGATACCAAAGGAAACTACAGCAGGGTGAGTCCAAACGACCATGTGAACTATGGTCAGTCGACCAATGACGTGATCCCTACAGCTATTCGAGTGGGGGGGGTTCTGGCGCTAGAACATTCGCTATATCCGGCTTTAGAAGGGGCGATCGCTACCGTCAAGACCAAAGCTATCGAATTTCAAAACATCGTTCGCTCTGGCCGCACCCATATGCAAGACGCCGTTCCGGTTCGTCTAGGCGAAGGTTTTCGCGCATGGGAGCATATCCTCAGCGGACATCAGCAACGAATTCAAACTGCCGCTGCTGAATTAGCTGTTATTGGTTTAGGCGGTAGCGCAACCGGTACCGGACTTAACACCCACCCAGACTATCGCTTGCGCGTGGCTGAAATTTTGAGTGATTACCTGAAGCAGTCCGTTACCAGTGCTCCGCATCTGATGGCCGCGATGCAAAGTATGGCTCCTTTTGTCGCTCTTAGCAGCACCTTGCGTAATCTGGCTCAAGACCTCGTGAAAATCTCTCACGATCTGCGCCTGCTCGACTCTGGACCAAAGACCGGGCTAAAAGAAATCCAGCTACCGCCTGTGCAGCCGGGCTCGTCAATTATGCCGGGTAAGTACAATCCAGTGATGGCCGAGATGACCTCGATGGTGTGCTTTCAAGTAATGGGCTACGACCAGGCGATTGCACTGGCGGCTCAAGCGGGTCAGCTAGAACTCAACGTGATGATGCCGTTGATTGCCTATGACTTGATTCACAGCATCGAGATTCTTGGAAACACCGTTGAAGCTCTAGATACGAAATGCCTTCAGGGAATTACCGCCTTCCCTGAACGCTGCGCCGACTATGCAGAAGGCAGTCTGGCTTTGGTGACAGCGCTGAATACGCATATTGGCTACTTGAATGCGGCCGCGATCGCTAAGGAATCGCTTGAAACTGGAAAGTCTCTTCGCCAGCTGATATTAGAGAATGAGCTGATGGATAAAACCACACTCGATAGGGTTCTCGATTTACAGAAGATGAGCCAGGTCATCGGCAGTAACTGA
- a CDS encoding DEAD/DEAH box helicase has translation MARMPTLKFDRGTLVLHPPPRGKAWIDYAIWDDRIERFRVPADKYRRLVSALRAEGVRFEDKVEAVQPLDLQNNLTLTPYDHQQEALDAWKQQRRGVVVLPTAAGKTYLAHMVIAATPRRTLITVPTLDLMHQWYADLEAAFPGVEVGLLGGGSRDRTPILVATYDSAAIYAEDLGSQYALLICDECHHLPSDFHRCIAEYSISPYRLGLTATPERTDGRHEDLDELLGPVVYRRTAAELSGTALAPYQVVQLKVKLNQEERDRYDSLQQQRNDFLKASNIWLSSAQGWQRFVQASAQSPAGRRAMIAHREAKNIALGTAGKLSLLEKLLKQHYPERTLIFTNDNATVYKISQEFLIPAITHQTPVKERHTILQKFRGGDYSVIVVSHVLNEGVDVPDARIAILLSGSGSTREYIQRLGRVLRKGNDGKVALLYEVVAEQTSEEGVSKRRKQQPTVEPVLSEAQQLSLVPDLAKQPRARPRSPYLKPKKVRQSEIPIAAEESSTWKDNNAEDDEKT, from the coding sequence ATGGCCAGAATGCCAACCCTAAAGTTTGATCGTGGGACGCTAGTTTTGCATCCGCCACCTAGAGGAAAAGCGTGGATTGACTATGCAATCTGGGACGATCGAATTGAGCGCTTTCGGGTACCTGCTGATAAATATCGGCGATTAGTATCGGCGCTGCGAGCTGAAGGTGTACGTTTCGAAGACAAGGTCGAGGCGGTTCAACCGCTAGACTTGCAGAATAATTTGACTCTGACGCCTTATGACCATCAGCAGGAAGCATTAGACGCTTGGAAGCAGCAGCGACGTGGCGTAGTGGTTCTGCCGACAGCGGCAGGAAAGACCTACCTGGCCCATATGGTGATCGCAGCTACCCCAAGACGGACCTTGATCACGGTACCGACGCTAGATCTCATGCATCAATGGTATGCGGATTTAGAAGCGGCCTTTCCCGGGGTGGAGGTAGGGTTGCTAGGTGGTGGCTCACGCGATCGCACCCCTATACTCGTGGCTACTTATGATAGCGCCGCTATCTACGCCGAAGATCTAGGCAGTCAATACGCGCTACTGATATGCGATGAATGCCATCATTTACCGAGTGACTTTCACCGCTGCATTGCCGAATATTCAATCTCGCCCTATCGATTAGGCCTAACAGCTACGCCCGAGCGAACGGATGGTCGCCACGAAGATCTAGACGAATTACTAGGTCCGGTGGTCTATCGGCGAACGGCAGCAGAGCTTTCAGGAACAGCGCTAGCCCCTTATCAGGTTGTGCAGCTAAAGGTGAAACTTAACCAAGAGGAGCGCGATCGCTACGACAGCCTACAGCAGCAACGCAACGACTTTCTTAAAGCTTCTAACATTTGGCTGAGCAGCGCTCAAGGTTGGCAGCGATTTGTTCAGGCTAGCGCTCAATCTCCTGCCGGTCGCCGCGCTATGATCGCTCACCGAGAGGCCAAAAATATTGCGCTAGGGACCGCCGGCAAACTATCTCTACTAGAAAAACTACTCAAGCAGCACTATCCAGAACGCACTCTCATCTTCACTAACGATAACGCTACGGTTTACAAGATCTCGCAGGAATTTCTGATTCCAGCGATCACACACCAAACACCGGTCAAGGAAAGGCATACTATCTTGCAAAAGTTTCGTGGCGGTGACTATAGCGTAATTGTGGTTTCTCATGTACTCAACGAAGGTGTCGACGTGCCGGATGCGCGAATTGCTATCTTGCTCTCTGGCAGTGGGTCTACGCGTGAATATATTCAGCGGCTAGGCCGGGTATTGCGCAAGGGAAACGACGGTAAAGTGGCTTTGCTATATGAGGTGGTAGCCGAGCAAACCAGTGAAGAAGGGGTCTCTAAGCGTAGAAAGCAGCAGCCAACTGTCGAACCCGTATTATCAGAGGCTCAGCAGCTTTCATTGGTTCCTGATTTGGCAAAGCAACCAAGAGCTAGACCGCGATCGCCCTATCTAAAGCCAAAAAAGGTGAGACAAAGCGAAATACCTATTGCTGCAGAGGAATCTTCTACTTGGAAAGACAATAATGCAGAGGATGATGAAAAAACTTAG
- a CDS encoding TlyA family RNA methyltransferase, which yields MAKQRIDILLVEQGLCPSRQQAQRLIRAGEVKIAQQIIDKPGTLVATDAVIELKQKPPFVSRGGEKLAKALKTFNVRVEGKTCLDGGISTGGFTDCLLQANARRVYGVDVGYGQVAWKIRQDPRVTLKERTNIRHLTSSELYDDKQIATLGVMDVSFISLAKVLPAFWALLDSPREVVLLVKPQFEVGREKIGKKGVVRDSKDQASAILQVIQVAKRLGWHYRGLTWSDTVGPAGNIEYLLWLRDDEKVVPWPNVEEVGELTRRAKQILT from the coding sequence TTGGCTAAACAGCGTATCGATATCCTCTTAGTAGAACAAGGTCTGTGTCCATCACGACAACAGGCCCAGCGTTTGATTAGAGCTGGAGAGGTGAAAATTGCTCAACAGATAATTGATAAACCGGGTACCCTAGTAGCCACAGATGCGGTGATAGAGCTAAAGCAAAAGCCACCCTTTGTCTCTAGAGGCGGTGAAAAGCTAGCCAAAGCCCTGAAAACATTTAATGTTCGAGTAGAAGGGAAAACTTGTCTAGATGGCGGCATCTCAACGGGCGGCTTTACTGACTGCCTGCTACAGGCTAATGCTCGAAGAGTCTATGGCGTCGACGTTGGCTACGGGCAAGTTGCCTGGAAAATTCGGCAAGATCCTAGAGTGACGCTAAAAGAAAGAACAAACATTCGTCATTTGACATCATCAGAACTTTACGACGACAAGCAGATTGCCACACTTGGTGTAATGGATGTCTCTTTTATTTCTCTTGCAAAAGTGCTACCTGCTTTTTGGGCTTTATTAGATTCTCCTAGGGAAGTTGTTCTGTTAGTCAAGCCACAGTTTGAGGTGGGTCGAGAGAAGATAGGTAAGAAAGGCGTTGTGAGAGATTCAAAAGATCAAGCTAGTGCTATCCTACAAGTAATTCAGGTGGCTAAGCGGTTAGGCTGGCACTATCGAGGGCTTACCTGGTCAGATACAGTAGGTCCAGCAGGTAATATTGAATATCTGCTTTGGCTGCGAGACGATGAGAAAGTAGTGCCCTGGCCAAATGTCGAGGAAGTAGGCGAATTGACTCGCCGCGCAAAACAAATACTCACCTAG
- a CDS encoding glutaredoxin domain-containing protein, translating to MSNYTTIRIFTKSGCPYCASAKAVLDEVGLPYVQHDVKASQRNADSSLYASGVATVPQIFFGDYHINGAEDIAALQQAGRLTELAQAMAGRDLGLEALSDAELAQGAEDTLLREYIPASDGSRDDDPEAWPLLRFYKQFFGFWPNCFEYMHQWPQAYKLFVYCHNMSAVKMAKEFLGDTMMYVSGFATSNAHGCNYCQVHAAATGDEESVGVIRQLKAAQAGNFDGSIGPFEVALAELAAAATTNQVTPELIERIRALAPQARGPVKDADKNLLGISLIVAAFGYLNVFNDLTSVEIEGDWMQKGQAAGVEAGRHGSSEANPSNLDYEIPEGGPSIPELFAKYEAAVGDLDAYAQREFGAMPIWFETFPAPVRKRHAYLYGELLGEKDHTLFSSELKHLMLRVSAIARSHDAVAANEAFMAHHTSENSQKSLERIRHCFAVATGRAEAEGVFTAQEKAALQLAWVSAQQPLTTPRRFVQSAMDTFDPVELVHLITVCSMGSMIQRFSAITQPEITSKVASFMNTHGLKTQSLVLRYPVPTKSLAGIA from the coding sequence ATGAGCAACTATACGACAATCAGAATATTCACAAAGTCAGGGTGTCCTTACTGTGCTAGTGCGAAGGCGGTGTTAGATGAGGTGGGTCTACCGTATGTTCAGCACGATGTAAAAGCTAGCCAGCGCAATGCCGATAGCAGTCTCTACGCTTCAGGCGTTGCTACCGTACCGCAGATCTTTTTCGGTGATTACCACATCAATGGTGCTGAAGATATAGCGGCGCTTCAGCAGGCGGGGCGCTTGACAGAGCTAGCGCAGGCAATGGCGGGCCGCGACCTTGGCCTAGAGGCTCTCTCTGATGCTGAGCTGGCTCAAGGGGCAGAAGATACGCTTTTGCGGGAGTACATTCCGGCTAGCGACGGTTCTCGCGATGATGATCCTGAAGCTTGGCCGCTACTGCGCTTTTATAAGCAGTTCTTTGGCTTCTGGCCTAACTGCTTTGAGTACATGCATCAGTGGCCCCAGGCGTACAAGCTGTTTGTGTATTGTCACAACATGTCGGCGGTGAAAATGGCAAAGGAGTTTCTAGGCGATACGATGATGTACGTCTCGGGCTTTGCAACGTCTAACGCTCACGGCTGCAACTACTGCCAGGTGCATGCAGCAGCGACGGGCGATGAAGAATCTGTCGGGGTGATTAGGCAGCTTAAGGCAGCTCAAGCAGGTAATTTCGATGGGTCAATTGGCCCTTTTGAGGTGGCCCTGGCAGAGCTGGCCGCAGCCGCAACCACGAATCAGGTCACGCCTGAACTAATAGAGCGTATTCGAGCGCTGGCCCCACAGGCTCGCGGCCCGGTAAAAGATGCTGATAAAAACCTCCTGGGCATCAGCCTAATCGTGGCGGCTTTTGGCTATCTCAATGTCTTCAACGATCTCACTAGCGTTGAGATCGAAGGCGACTGGATGCAGAAAGGACAAGCAGCAGGTGTAGAGGCGGGTCGGCATGGCTCAAGCGAGGCTAATCCTTCTAATCTGGACTACGAGATTCCAGAGGGCGGCCCTTCGATTCCGGAGCTATTTGCTAAGTATGAGGCGGCAGTGGGTGACTTGGATGCCTATGCCCAACGTGAGTTTGGCGCAATGCCAATCTGGTTCGAGACCTTTCCAGCACCCGTGCGTAAGCGTCATGCCTATCTGTATGGAGAGCTGTTAGGAGAGAAAGACCACACACTGTTCTCTTCTGAACTCAAACATTTGATGCTGCGGGTTTCTGCGATCGCTCGTAGTCATGATGCGGTGGCTGCCAATGAAGCTTTCATGGCCCACCACACTAGCGAAAACAGTCAGAAATCGCTCGAACGCATTCGTCATTGCTTCGCTGTCGCTACCGGACGCGCAGAGGCAGAAGGCGTCTTCACCGCTCAAGAGAAAGCGGCTTTGCAGCTGGCCTGGGTAAGCGCACAACAGCCGCTAACCACACCGCGTCGGTTTGTTCAATCGGCGATGGATACGTTCGATCCTGTTGAGCTAGTTCATCTGATTACCGTATGTTCTATGGGTTCGATGATTCAACGATTCAGTGCAATCACCCAGCCAGAGATAACGTCTAAAGTTGCGAGCTTTATGAATACCCACGGATTAAAGACTCAGTCACTGGTGCTTCGCTACCCAGTACCAACGAAGAGTTTGGCTGGAATTGCTTAG
- a CDS encoding TetR/AcrR family transcriptional regulator translates to MATPLSVDVNSPKAQQILTGVRDVFLDMGYEGASTDKLARAAGVSKGTLYNYFPDKETLFIAFVEGECRKQAALIFKVKDQSADIETVLREIAYNYVKMCPSAFIQGLYRLALAEATRFPALARTFYDSGPDLASRRMVQLLAGAVAKGDLKIDDLDMAAHHFAQLCKADLFEKCLFQVKLSVTPEEIKRIANSAVDVFLRAYRVCR, encoded by the coding sequence ATGGCAACTCCGCTTTCAGTTGATGTGAACAGTCCTAAAGCTCAGCAGATTCTAACGGGTGTACGTGACGTCTTCCTTGATATGGGGTATGAAGGTGCTAGCACCGATAAGCTTGCTCGTGCTGCTGGTGTATCGAAAGGAACGCTGTACAATTACTTTCCTGATAAAGAAACGCTCTTTATCGCCTTCGTTGAAGGGGAGTGTCGTAAACAGGCAGCGTTAATCTTTAAGGTTAAGGATCAATCCGCTGATATTGAAACCGTACTACGAGAGATTGCCTACAACTACGTAAAAATGTGTCCGTCCGCTTTTATCCAAGGCCTCTACCGGCTCGCCTTAGCAGAAGCCACTCGCTTTCCAGCTCTAGCGCGCACGTTCTACGACTCTGGCCCAGACTTAGCTTCACGTCGGATGGTTCAGCTATTAGCAGGCGCTGTTGCTAAAGGAGACTTGAAAATTGACGATTTAGACATGGCGGCACATCACTTTGCCCAGCTCTGCAAAGCCGATTTGTTTGAGAAGTGTCTCTTTCAAGTCAAGCTTTCTGTAACGCCAGAAGAAATTAAACGAATTGCAAATAGCGCCGTTGATGTTTTCTTAAGGGCTTATCGCGTGTGTAGGTAG
- a CDS encoding multicopper oxidase family protein: MRVIKRRDFLRLSAGTTASMLLTQCARFQPLSSTPVSAPIQLQTYKSKNGLLSLDLEARDQSVQLGDRTANLLAYNGKVPGPLLEAKPGDRVQIRFTNQLNQPTNIHYHGLHIPPTGSSDNVFLEISPGESHTYEYQIPENHLAGTFWYHPHKHGLVAEQLFGGLAGLFIVRGELDEIPEVKAAREEFLVLKDFALDSNGNIADTGHMSAMTGRAGGLLTANGQLNPAMSISKGGLLRLRLLNAAPSRFFRLSLADHTMHLIATDGGAISSPVEISDVVLAPGERVEVLIQGNKASGNYRLINQPFNPAQGGMMGGMMRQNQSSDRAETVATLTYDGETDEMSLPSQLIAVESLPEPQVTRKFALNHGMGGMMGSGMVFMINGKAFDPSRVDTQVVLNAVEDWEVTNTGSMAHPFHIHTNKFQIISQNGQPAPYVAWKDVVSVSPGETVRIRMAFRDYTGKTVYHCHVLDHEDRGMMGILEIQQA; this comes from the coding sequence ATGAGAGTGATCAAACGAAGAGACTTTTTACGGCTGAGCGCAGGCACGACAGCGTCCATGTTGTTGACTCAGTGCGCCAGATTTCAGCCTCTCTCTTCTACACCTGTTTCTGCGCCGATTCAGCTTCAAACTTACAAGAGTAAAAACGGTTTGCTCAGCTTAGATTTAGAAGCCAGAGATCAGTCTGTACAGTTAGGAGATCGCACTGCCAATCTACTTGCCTACAACGGCAAAGTCCCTGGTCCACTTCTAGAAGCAAAACCTGGCGATCGAGTACAAATTCGTTTCACCAATCAACTCAACCAACCGACAAACATTCACTATCACGGCCTGCATATTCCGCCAACCGGCTCAAGTGACAATGTATTTTTAGAAATCTCTCCTGGCGAAAGCCACACATACGAATATCAGATTCCTGAAAATCATCTAGCGGGAACCTTTTGGTACCATCCTCATAAGCATGGACTGGTGGCCGAGCAACTCTTCGGCGGGCTGGCTGGGCTTTTCATTGTTCGTGGTGAGCTAGACGAGATTCCTGAAGTTAAAGCTGCTAGAGAAGAGTTCCTAGTACTCAAAGACTTTGCCTTAGATAGCAATGGCAACATCGCCGATACCGGACACATGTCTGCAATGACCGGACGCGCCGGTGGGCTGCTGACAGCTAACGGACAGCTCAACCCCGCAATGAGCATCTCTAAAGGTGGCCTCTTAAGATTACGACTGTTAAACGCCGCCCCTTCCCGTTTCTTTCGCCTATCGCTAGCAGACCATACAATGCACCTGATTGCGACAGACGGGGGGGCTATCTCATCACCTGTTGAGATAAGTGACGTTGTGTTAGCGCCTGGTGAGCGAGTTGAAGTCCTGATACAGGGAAACAAAGCATCCGGCAATTATCGCCTGATTAACCAACCTTTCAACCCTGCGCAAGGCGGCATGATGGGTGGAATGATGCGCCAGAACCAATCTTCAGATCGTGCCGAAACGGTGGCAACGCTCACTTATGACGGAGAAACTGATGAGATGAGCTTACCCAGCCAGCTCATTGCAGTTGAGTCCTTACCGGAGCCGCAGGTGACCCGAAAATTTGCACTGAATCACGGTATGGGCGGCATGATGGGTAGTGGCATGGTGTTCATGATCAATGGTAAAGCTTTCGATCCTAGCCGCGTTGACACTCAGGTAGTGCTAAATGCAGTTGAAGATTGGGAGGTGACCAATACAGGTTCAATGGCACACCCTTTCCATATTCATACCAACAAGTTTCAAATCATTAGCCAGAATGGTCAACCTGCGCCCTACGTAGCTTGGAAGGATGTGGTGTCAGTGAGTCCTGGAGAAACTGTTCGCATTCGGATGGCTTTTCGTGACTACACAGGTAAAACGGTCTACCACTGCCATGTGCTCGATCACGAAGATCGCGGCATGATGGGGATATTAGAAATACAACAAGCTTAA
- a CDS encoding helix-turn-helix domain-containing protein — translation MYVELTWKEFLLLRYLMKHPIQIMTSDQVLNQLWTFKAEPNSNLIAD, via the coding sequence ATATACGTTGAACTCACTTGGAAAGAGTTTTTATTGCTGAGATACCTTATGAAGCATCCCATTCAGATTATGACTAGTGACCAAGTACTTAATCAGCTGTGGACATTTAAGGCTGAACCCAACAGCAATCTAATAGCCGACTAA